From Providencia sp. R33, a single genomic window includes:
- the hslU gene encoding HslU--HslV peptidase ATPase subunit: protein MSEMTPREIVSELDNHIIGQNKAKRSVAIALRNRWRRMQLNEVLRHEVTPKNILMIGPTGVGKTEIARRLAKLANAPFIKVEATKFTEVGYVGKEVDSIIRDLTDSAVKMVRLQSIEKNRYRAEEMAEERILDVLIPPAKNNWGQAEPNDEHSPARQTFRKKLREGQLDDKEIEIEVAASPMGVEIMAPPGMEEMTNQLQSMFQNLAGQKQKPRKMKIKEAFKLLVEEEAAKLVNPEELKEQAIEAVEQNGIVFIDEFDKICKRGGQSSGPDVSREGVQRDLLPLIEGCTISTKHGMVKTDHILFIASGAFQVSSPSDLIPELQGRLPIRVELQALTTEDFVRILTEPNASLTEQYKALMATEGVNIEFTTDGIRKIAESAWQVNESTENIGARRLHTVLERLMEDISFDASDRNGQTIQIDAQYVKQHLDELVADEDLSRFIL from the coding sequence ATGTCCGAAATGACTCCACGCGAAATTGTCAGCGAACTCGACAATCATATTATTGGCCAAAACAAAGCTAAACGTTCTGTTGCGATTGCCCTGCGTAACCGCTGGCGCCGTATGCAGTTAAACGAAGTGTTACGCCATGAAGTCACACCGAAAAATATTCTGATGATTGGCCCAACTGGGGTCGGTAAAACTGAAATTGCCCGCCGCCTTGCAAAATTAGCCAATGCGCCATTTATCAAAGTTGAAGCGACCAAATTTACTGAAGTCGGTTATGTGGGTAAAGAAGTCGACTCCATTATCCGTGATTTAACCGACTCCGCAGTGAAAATGGTACGTCTGCAATCCATTGAAAAAAACCGCTATCGTGCGGAAGAAATGGCAGAAGAACGTATTCTGGATGTATTAATTCCACCAGCGAAAAACAACTGGGGCCAAGCTGAGCCAAACGATGAGCATTCACCAGCCCGCCAAACTTTCCGTAAAAAATTACGTGAAGGCCAGTTAGACGATAAAGAAATTGAGATTGAAGTTGCTGCGTCACCAATGGGTGTTGAAATTATGGCACCTCCAGGTATGGAAGAGATGACCAACCAGCTGCAATCGATGTTCCAAAACCTCGCAGGGCAAAAACAGAAACCTCGTAAGATGAAAATCAAAGAGGCATTCAAACTGCTGGTGGAAGAAGAAGCCGCTAAGCTCGTTAACCCTGAAGAGTTAAAAGAGCAAGCCATTGAAGCCGTTGAGCAAAACGGTATCGTGTTTATCGATGAGTTCGACAAAATCTGTAAACGCGGTGGGCAAAGTTCAGGTCCGGATGTTTCTCGTGAAGGGGTACAACGTGACTTACTGCCACTTATCGAGGGTTGTACCATTTCCACTAAACATGGCATGGTAAAAACTGACCATATCCTGTTTATTGCCTCTGGTGCGTTCCAAGTTTCTAGCCCATCGGATTTAATTCCTGAATTGCAAGGCCGTTTGCCAATTCGTGTTGAGTTACAAGCGCTGACCACTGAAGATTTTGTACGTATCTTAACGGAGCCAAATGCCTCTTTAACGGAACAATATAAAGCGCTGATGGCGACTGAAGGCGTGAATATTGAGTTCACAACTGACGGTATCCGTAAAATTGCGGAATCGGCATGGCAGGTCAATGAGTCTACCGAAAATATCGGTGCACGCCGCCTGCACACTGTGCTGGAGCGTTTAATGGAAGACATCTCTTTTGATGCGAGCGACCGTAATGGCCAAACCATCCAAATTGATGCGCAATACGTGAAACAGCACTTAGATGAGCTGGTTGCGGACGAAGACTTGAGCAGATTTATTTTATAA
- the rraA gene encoding ribonuclease E activity regulator RraA, whose protein sequence is MKYDTSELCDIYQESVNVVEPLFSNFGGRTSFGGQIITVKCFEDNGLLYDLLEEEGAGRILLVDGGGSVRKALIDAEVARLAVDNHWEGIVVYGAVRQVDALMELDLGIQAIAAMPAGCPDEGIGESDIRVNFGGVTFFSGDYLYADNTGMILSEEPLSTSNDDEFNDVIDE, encoded by the coding sequence ATGAAATATGATACTTCCGAACTCTGCGATATATACCAAGAAAGCGTTAACGTGGTAGAACCTCTTTTCTCCAACTTTGGTGGACGTACTTCATTTGGCGGTCAAATCATTACAGTGAAGTGCTTTGAAGATAACGGCCTCCTGTATGATTTGCTGGAAGAAGAAGGCGCTGGCCGTATTCTGCTCGTTGATGGTGGCGGTTCTGTCCGTAAAGCGTTAATCGATGCCGAAGTGGCAAGGTTAGCTGTTGATAACCACTGGGAAGGCATTGTGGTTTATGGTGCCGTGCGTCAGGTTGATGCCCTGATGGAACTCGACCTTGGCATTCAAGCCATCGCTGCGATGCCTGCGGGCTGCCCTGATGAAGGTATCGGCGAAAGTGATATTCGCGTTAACTTTGGTGGCGTTACGTTCTTCTCAGGTGATTATCTATATGCGGATAATACCGGTATGATTTTATCTGAAGAACCGCTCAGCACCAGTAATGACGATGAATTTAACGACGTTATCGACGAATAG
- the hslV gene encoding ATP-dependent protease subunit HslV has product MTTIVSVRRNGQVVIGGDGQATMGNTVMKGNVRKVRRLYNDKVIAGFAGGTADAFTLFELFERKLELHQGHLTKAAVELAKDWRTDRMLRKLEALLAVADEHTSLIITGNGDVVQPENDLIAIGSGGPYAQSAARALLENTDLSAKEIAEKALAIAGDICIYTNHNVNFEEISSKS; this is encoded by the coding sequence ATGACAACAATCGTAAGTGTTCGCCGTAATGGCCAGGTCGTAATTGGTGGTGATGGACAGGCGACGATGGGTAATACCGTCATGAAAGGCAATGTCCGCAAAGTTCGCCGTCTCTATAATGACAAAGTCATTGCCGGATTTGCCGGTGGCACCGCAGACGCATTCACGCTTTTTGAACTGTTCGAACGCAAACTCGAACTGCACCAAGGCCATTTAACCAAAGCGGCCGTAGAACTCGCTAAAGATTGGCGTACAGACCGTATGTTACGCAAACTAGAAGCGCTGCTTGCCGTAGCGGATGAACACACCTCCCTCATCATTACCGGTAATGGTGACGTCGTTCAGCCAGAAAACGATTTAATCGCTATTGGCTCAGGTGGTCCCTATGCACAATCTGCTGCACGTGCACTGTTAGAAAATACAGATTTAAGCGCGAAAGAAATCGCGGAAAAAGCGCTCGCCATTGCGGGTGATATCTGTATTTACACCAACCATAATGTCAACTTTGAAGAAATTTCTTCAAAATCATAA
- the zapB gene encoding cell division protein ZapB, translated as MSFEVFEKLESKVQQAIDTITLLQMEIDELKDKNGALSQELETAKSGTDSLVRENEQLKQEQQAWQERLRTLLGKMEEV; from the coding sequence ATGTCATTTGAAGTATTTGAGAAACTCGAATCCAAAGTTCAACAAGCGATTGATACAATCACCCTGTTACAGATGGAAATCGACGAATTAAAAGATAAAAACGGCGCATTGAGCCAAGAATTAGAAACTGCAAAATCAGGGACCGATTCATTAGTGCGTGAAAATGAGCAACTGAAACAAGAGCAACAAGCTTGGCAGGAGAGGTTGCGGACTCTGCTAGGTAAGATGGAAGAAGTGTAA
- the ftsN gene encoding cell division protein FtsN: MAQKDYVARGRSAARKKGKGKSKKAQGLPMTTLVVAVAIVALFVGGLFYITHNKKDAPQPQVATPSAPPGSTLPPKPEERWRYIKELERRGVDLPSTQQPSSDNNILRPSDLTPEQRQLLEQMDSDRRQPVTNLQEVPSNGKPIPRSQVIINEPAQPIEPVQRKPVVNTEPKPETRPAAPIAPVQPATPAEPKPANNMQNMLVQCGSFRTADQAESVRATLAFAGIESRVTEGGGWHRIVLGPYSKSTAEKMRDRAAGVGVSGCILRASGG, from the coding sequence GTGGCACAAAAAGATTATGTAGCTCGAGGGCGGTCAGCCGCCCGTAAAAAAGGCAAAGGGAAATCAAAAAAAGCGCAAGGGCTACCAATGACCACGTTGGTTGTTGCCGTAGCGATCGTCGCGCTATTTGTTGGCGGCCTGTTTTATATTACCCACAATAAAAAGGATGCGCCGCAGCCGCAAGTTGCCACGCCATCTGCACCACCGGGTAGTACACTTCCCCCCAAACCTGAAGAGCGCTGGCGCTATATTAAAGAATTAGAACGCCGTGGTGTTGATTTGCCAAGTACCCAGCAACCTAGCTCAGATAATAATATTCTGCGTCCTTCAGATTTAACCCCTGAACAACGCCAGCTATTAGAGCAAATGGATTCTGATAGGCGTCAACCCGTGACGAATCTGCAAGAGGTTCCGTCCAATGGCAAGCCTATTCCACGTTCGCAAGTGATCATTAATGAACCTGCTCAACCTATTGAGCCTGTTCAACGCAAACCCGTTGTAAATACTGAACCGAAACCAGAAACTCGCCCTGCCGCGCCAATTGCCCCGGTACAGCCAGCGACACCTGCCGAGCCAAAACCCGCAAATAACATGCAAAACATGTTGGTGCAATGTGGCTCATTCCGTACTGCCGATCAGGCAGAGTCTGTTCGCGCAACATTAGCGTTTGCAGGAATTGAAAGCAGAGTGACCGAAGGTGGTGGCTGGCATCGAATCGTTCTTGGCCCTTATTCCAAGTCAACCGCAGAGAAAATGCGCGACCGCGCAGCAGGTGTTGGCGTTTCGGGTTGTATTCTTCGTGCATCAGGGGGTTGA
- a CDS encoding 1,4-dihydroxy-2-naphthoate polyprenyltransferase, with protein sequence MQPTSTTISRKQAWIESLRPKTLPLGVIAIVTGSALTYLTGNFKWPVALLALITAGLLQILSNLANDYGDAVKGSDTAERIGPLRGMQKGVITQADMKKALKLNITAACLSGLLLIIVACEKPEDAFGFLALGLVAIVAAITYTVGKKPYGYLGLGDISVLIFFGWLSVIGTYYLQANTFNIITVLPATACGLLSVAVLNINNMRDIENDIKAGKNTLAVRLGPQGARIYHAIIIIVAILCLVLFKLIYLSGWSGWLFLLAVPVLLNHLRRVLTDPTPEGMRPLLENMVKAALVTNVLFAIGVVMSK encoded by the coding sequence ATGCAGCCGACATCCACAACAATAAGTCGTAAACAAGCTTGGATTGAAAGTCTTCGCCCTAAAACCCTCCCACTTGGGGTTATCGCCATTGTCACTGGCTCTGCACTCACCTATCTAACAGGTAACTTTAAATGGCCTGTCGCCCTGCTTGCACTGATTACAGCAGGCTTACTGCAAATTTTATCTAACCTCGCGAATGATTACGGCGATGCAGTGAAAGGGTCAGATACCGCTGAACGTATTGGGCCACTACGCGGAATGCAAAAAGGGGTAATTACCCAAGCAGATATGAAAAAAGCGCTGAAACTCAATATCACCGCTGCCTGCTTATCTGGCTTATTGTTGATTATTGTCGCCTGCGAAAAGCCCGAAGATGCCTTTGGCTTTCTTGCGCTAGGCCTCGTGGCGATTGTTGCTGCGATTACCTATACCGTGGGCAAAAAACCCTATGGCTATCTGGGGTTAGGCGATATCTCTGTCTTAATTTTCTTTGGTTGGCTAAGTGTGATTGGTACCTATTATCTGCAAGCTAATACATTCAACATCATCACCGTACTGCCTGCAACAGCATGTGGACTGCTTTCTGTCGCCGTATTAAATATCAACAATATGCGTGATATTGAAAACGATATCAAAGCAGGGAAAAACACCTTAGCGGTGCGTTTAGGGCCACAAGGTGCGCGTATTTATCATGCAATTATTATTATCGTTGCCATCTTGTGTTTAGTGTTATTTAAACTTATCTACCTATCAGGGTGGAGTGGTTGGTTATTCTTATTGGCCGTGCCAGTACTGCTCAATCACCTCCGTCGTGTTCTAACCGACCCAACCCCAGAAGGGATGCGCCCTCTTCTTGAAAACATGGTTAAAGCCGCTCTTGTGACGAACGTTTTATTCGCTATTGGCGTGGTAATGAGTAAATAA